From a single Papaver somniferum cultivar HN1 unplaced genomic scaffold, ASM357369v1 unplaced-scaffold_19, whole genome shotgun sequence genomic region:
- the LOC113338531 gene encoding uncharacterized protein LOC113338531, translating into MGIITGIKICKAAPSISHLLFVNDCMIFCKANMSEAHNIMELLQIFGSTSGQLINFNKSGVFFSKNTNPNLISQTSSSTGVQILQLDDKYLGSPLFTHRSKIIFFKPGVEKLKLRLSGWKNTPLNPAGREFLIKSVTSSACIYQMNCFKVPKKTCKDINKLQRDFFWGKNIENPTGYYPKAWTSVCKPIELGGLRFMNMELFNSSMITKIGWRLEQDKYPLWYKLMDAKYLLGRNVLNMDTKSKDDGNWDETQVYTYFNNDNAAALYKAKFGNLYRNDIITGNWEAIWNMEVAPVIRIFIWKCAHGILPTNAKTASILYYINPTCIVCNSGEEETMTHMFLNCSAATVVLHEIIGSYNTQFYHFHRLAEFLVSNWNDQ; encoded by the exons ATGGGCATTATTACTGGTATCAAGATTTGTAAAGCTGCACCATCTATCAGCCACCTTCTCTTTGTCAATGATTGTATGATTTTCTGCAAAGCCAACATGTCTGAGGCCCACAATATTATGGAACTTCTTCAAATATTTGGAAGCACTTCAGGGCAACTAATAAATTTCAACAAATCTGGAGTCTTCTTCAGCAAAAACACTAACCCAAATCTCATCTCTCAAACCAGTAGCTCTACGGGAGTTCAAATCCTTCAGTTGGATGATAAATACCTAGGCTCACCTCTCTTCACTCatagaagcaaaataatttttttcaagcCTGGAGTGGAAAAATTGAAGCTAAGACTTTCTGGTTGGAAAAATACTCCTCTAAACCCTGCTGGAAGGGAATTTCTCATCAAATCTGTCACTTCTTCAGCATGTATCTACCAGATGAACTGCTTCAAGGTGCCTAAGAAAACCTGTAAAGACATCAACAAGCTTCAAAGAGACTTTTTCTggggaaaaaatatagaaaacccTACTGGTTATTACCCAAAAGCTTGGACATCAGTGTGCAAACCAATAGAGTTGGGGGGTTTAAGATTCATGAATATGGAACTCTTTAACAGTTCTATGATAACCAAAATTGGCTGGAGACTTGAGCAGGATAAATATCCTCTATGGTATAAACTCATGGATGCCAAGTATCTCTTGGGCAGAAATGTTCTCAACATGGATACAAAATCAAAGGATG ATGGAAATTGGGATGAAACTCAAGTTTATACCTACTTCAACAATGATAATGCTGCA GCTCTATACAAGGCAAAATTTGGAAATCTTTACAGAAATGACATTATAACAGGGAACTGGGAAGCCATCTGGAACATGGAGGTGGCTCCAGTTATCAGAATTTTCatttggaaatgtgctcatggaatTCTTCCCACAAATGCTAAAACAGCTAGCATACTTTACTACATCAATCCTACATGCATTGTTTGCAATAGTGGGGAAGAAGAAACCATGACACACATGTTCCTCAACTGCTCTGCTGCTACTGTAGTTTTGCATGAAATCATTGGCTCTTACAACACTCAGTTTTACCATTTTCATAGACTGGCTGAATTCCTGGTTTCAAACTGGAATGACCAGTAA
- the LOC113338858 gene encoding cactin-like: MGRDGGSSSRRKHRNYSSSDDDDDRRRRKKSSSKQITEQEINEYLAKKAQKKAIKVAKKLKTETVSGYANDSNPFGDSNLNEKFVWKKKIEKSISQGESIDEISVKSEKRRIKERMAEIEKVKKRREERAMEKAQHEEEMAMLARDRARAEFQDWEKKEEEFHFDQSKIRSGIRLREGRIKPIDILSKHLDDSDDFEFEIDELDEPYMVFQGLTVKDMEELREDIKLHLDLDRATPTHIEYWEALLVVCDWELAEARKRDALDRARVRGEQPPAELLAEERGLHSSIEEDVKKLLHGKTYKELEVLQTQIESQMRSGTAKVVEYWEAVVKRLHIFKAKACLKEIHTNLLRKHLRRLQNPVKSENILEDDRDDPKPQAEEDIFPDAEDAGSYSPKLIMKVEEADEEEEEAGSFSPELLHDDENEEAIDPDEDRIELERKRQAVKEEHKRRLQEAMAAKPAPVDDNWELKASKAMGDVVDGDAVFGSGAEVNLDSQVYWWHDKYRPRKPKYFNRVHTGYEWNKYNQTHYDHDNPPPKIVQGYKFNIFYPDLVDKTKAPTYTIEKVEGSNGETCLIRFHAGPPYEDIAFKIVNKEWEYSHKKGFKCTFERGILHVYFNFKRYRYRR; the protein is encoded by the exons ATGGGGAGAGACGGAGGTAGTAGTAGCAGAAGAAAACACAGAAATTATTCaagtagtgatgatgatgatgatcgaaGAAGACGAAAGAAGAGTTCTTCTAAACAAATCACAGAACAAGAAATCAATGAGTATTTAGCCAAAAAAGCTCAGAAAAAG GCAATAAAAGTTGCGAAGAAATTGAAGACGGAAACAGTTTCTGGTTATGCTAATGATTCGAATCCGTTCGGTGATTCTAACCTTAATGAGAA GTTTGTGTGGAAAAAGAAGATAGAAAAATCGATATCTCAAGGTGAATCTATTGATGAAATTTCAGTTAAATCTGAAAAGAGGAGAATCAAAGAAAGGATG GCGGAGATTGAGAAAGTAAAAAAGAGAAGGGAGGAAAGGGCTATGGAAAAGGCTCAACATGAAGAAGAAATG GCAATGTTGGCTAGAGACCGTGCGAGAGCTGAATTCCAGGACTGggagaaaaaggaagaagag TTTCATTTTGATCAAAGCAAGATCAGGTCAGGAATTCGATTACGTGAAGGGCGTATTAAGCCTATTGATATACTCTCCAAGCATCTTGATGATTCAGATGATTTTGAGTTCGAGATTGATGAACTGGATGAACCATACATGGTGTTCCAG GGCTTGACTGTGAAAGATATGGAAGAGCTTCGTGAGGATATAAAACTGCATCTGGATTTGGACAGGGCAACACCTACACATATAGAATATTGGGAG GCGTTATTGGTGGTTTGTGATTGGGAACTAGCAGAAGCTCGAAAAAGGGATGCTCTTGATCGAGCTAGAGTACGTGGAGAGCAACCACCTGCTGAGTTGCTTGCTGAAGAAAGGGGCCTACATTCAAGCATCGAAGAAGATGTGAAAAAACTCCTGCATGGGAAAACTTACAAGGAATTAGAAGTGTTACAGACGCAGATTGAGTCACAGATGCGTTCTGGCACTGCCAAGGTAGTGGAGTACTGGGAAGCTGTTGTCAAACGACTTCATATATTCAAAGCCAAG GCTTGTCTAAAGGAAATTCACACCAATCTGTTGCGTAAGCATCTAAGGCGTCTGCAAAACCCCGTGAAGAGTGAaaatattttggaagatgatCGTGATGATCCGAAGCCGCAAGCTGAGGAGGATATCTTTCCTGATGCAGAAG ATGCTGGGTCATATTCTCCCAAACTCATAATGAAAGTGGAGGAGGCtgacgaggaagaagaagaggctgGATCATTTTCTCCAGAACTTCTGCATGATGATGAAaacgaagaagcaattgaccctGACGAGGATAGAATTGAACTA GAACGTAAACGTCAGGCTgtcaaagaagaacataaaagACGACTTCAAGAAGCGATGGCAGCAAAACCTGCTCCAGTGGACGATAACTGGGAATTGAAAGCCAGTAAAGCAATGGGAGATGTTGTGGATGGAGATGCAGTATTTGGTTCTGGTGCTGAAGTAAACCTAGATTCCCAGGTTTATTGGTGGCATGACAAATACCGTCCTAGAAAACCGAAATACTTCAACCGTGTTCATACTGGGTATGAATGGAACAAGTACAACCAAACTCACTACGATCATGACAATCCGCCtcccaagattgtgcaaggttACAAGTTTAACATATTTTACCCAGACCTTGTAGACAAAACAAAGGCTCCTACTTACACCATAGAAAAGGTGGAAGGAAGCAATGGTGAGACATGTCTTATAAGGTTCCATGCAGGACCCCCATACGAGGACATA GCATTCAAGATTGTTAATAAAGAGTGGGAATATTCCCACAAAAAAGGCTTCAAGTGTACTTTCGAGAGAGGAATCTTACATGTCTACTTCAACTTCAAACGTTATAGGTACCGCAGATAA